A region from the Felis catus isolate Fca126 chromosome F1, F.catus_Fca126_mat1.0, whole genome shotgun sequence genome encodes:
- the CFAP126 gene encoding protein Flattop isoform X2: protein MATNYSANQYEKAFSPKYLQNWSPAKPTKERISSHEGYTQFIANDRGHLLPSVPRSKASPWGSFMGTWQMPLKVPPARVTLTSRTVAGAASLTKWIQKNPDLLKASNGLRPEIFGKPHDPDSQRKLGKWITKTVQQAPSPIIIPNSPPVNLSSPDQPQSLHPSAGHTPGPQSPAISPKSPPGSPRMPEHWAGPNLAEVQTYKPGTPETPRDPTEKTCLETERRKQDPW from the exons ATGGCCACCAACTACAGTGCGAACCAG TATGAAAAAGCTTTCTCACCCAAGTATCTGCAGAACTGGTCTCCCGCCAAGCCAACAAAAGAG AGAATTTCTTCCCACGAAGGCTACACTCAGTTTATCGCCAATGATCGTGGCCATCTGCTGCCCTCGGTGCCCCGTTCCAAG GCAAGTCCTTGGGGATCCTTCATGGGCACCTGGCAAATGCCTCTGAAGGTGCCCCCCGCCCGGGTGACCCTGACCTCCCGCACGGTGGCTGGTGCTGCCTCCCTCACCAAGTGGATACAGAAAAATCCGGATTTACTCAAGGCCTCCAACGGGCTGCGTCCTGAAATCTTCGGCAAG CCTCACGACCCAGACAGTCAGAGGAAACTCGGGAAGTGGATCACAAAGACCGTACAACAAGCACCAAGTCCCATCATAATCCCAAACTCCCCACCTGTAAACCTCAGTTCCCCAGACCAACCCCAAAGCTTACACCCCTCTGCAGGTCACACTCCAGGCCCCCAAAGCCCAGCCATCTCTCCCAAGAGCCCACCTGGGAGCCCGCGCATGCCGGAGCATTGGGCAGGTCCTAATTTAGCTGAGGTCCAGACGTACAAACCTGGAACTCCGGAGACACCCAGGGACCCCACTGAGAAAACCTGTCTGGAGACTGAGCGAAGGAAGCAAGACCCCTGGTGA
- the CFAP126 gene encoding protein Flattop isoform X3, translating into MKKLSHPSICRTGLPPSQQKRISSHEGYTQFIANDRGHLLPSVPRSKASPWGSFMGTWQMPLKVPPARVTLTSRTVAGAASLTKWIQKNPDLLKASNGLRPEIFGKPHDPDSQRKLGKWITKTVQQAPSPIIIPNSPPVNLSSPDQPQSLHPSAGHTPGPQSPAISPKSPPGSPRMPEHWAGPNLAEVQTYKPGTPETPRDPTEKTCLETERRKQDPW; encoded by the exons ATGAAAAAGCTTTCTCACCCAAGTATCTGCAGAACTGGTCTCCCGCCAAGCCAACAAAAGAG AATTTCTTCCCACGAAGGCTACACTCAGTTTATCGCCAATGATCGTGGCCATCTGCTGCCCTCGGTGCCCCGTTCCAAG GCAAGTCCTTGGGGATCCTTCATGGGCACCTGGCAAATGCCTCTGAAGGTGCCCCCCGCCCGGGTGACCCTGACCTCCCGCACGGTGGCTGGTGCTGCCTCCCTCACCAAGTGGATACAGAAAAATCCGGATTTACTCAAGGCCTCCAACGGGCTGCGTCCTGAAATCTTCGGCAAG CCTCACGACCCAGACAGTCAGAGGAAACTCGGGAAGTGGATCACAAAGACCGTACAACAAGCACCAAGTCCCATCATAATCCCAAACTCCCCACCTGTAAACCTCAGTTCCCCAGACCAACCCCAAAGCTTACACCCCTCTGCAGGTCACACTCCAGGCCCCCAAAGCCCAGCCATCTCTCCCAAGAGCCCACCTGGGAGCCCGCGCATGCCGGAGCATTGGGCAGGTCCTAATTTAGCTGAGGTCCAGACGTACAAACCTGGAACTCCGGAGACACCCAGGGACCCCACTGAGAAAACCTGTCTGGAGACTGAGCGAAGGAAGCAAGACCCCTGGTGA
- the CFAP126 gene encoding protein Flattop isoform X1, translating into MLNSTHPDQEYIPSTYEKAFSPKYLQNWSPAKPTKERISSHEGYTQFIANDRGHLLPSVPRSKASPWGSFMGTWQMPLKVPPARVTLTSRTVAGAASLTKWIQKNPDLLKASNGLRPEIFGKPHDPDSQRKLGKWITKTVQQAPSPIIIPNSPPVNLSSPDQPQSLHPSAGHTPGPQSPAISPKSPPGSPRMPEHWAGPNLAEVQTYKPGTPETPRDPTEKTCLETERRKQDPW; encoded by the exons ATGTTGAACAGCACACATCCAGACCAAGAGTACATCCCTTCTACA TATGAAAAAGCTTTCTCACCCAAGTATCTGCAGAACTGGTCTCCCGCCAAGCCAACAAAAGAG AGAATTTCTTCCCACGAAGGCTACACTCAGTTTATCGCCAATGATCGTGGCCATCTGCTGCCCTCGGTGCCCCGTTCCAAG GCAAGTCCTTGGGGATCCTTCATGGGCACCTGGCAAATGCCTCTGAAGGTGCCCCCCGCCCGGGTGACCCTGACCTCCCGCACGGTGGCTGGTGCTGCCTCCCTCACCAAGTGGATACAGAAAAATCCGGATTTACTCAAGGCCTCCAACGGGCTGCGTCCTGAAATCTTCGGCAAG CCTCACGACCCAGACAGTCAGAGGAAACTCGGGAAGTGGATCACAAAGACCGTACAACAAGCACCAAGTCCCATCATAATCCCAAACTCCCCACCTGTAAACCTCAGTTCCCCAGACCAACCCCAAAGCTTACACCCCTCTGCAGGTCACACTCCAGGCCCCCAAAGCCCAGCCATCTCTCCCAAGAGCCCACCTGGGAGCCCGCGCATGCCGGAGCATTGGGCAGGTCCTAATTTAGCTGAGGTCCAGACGTACAAACCTGGAACTCCGGAGACACCCAGGGACCCCACTGAGAAAACCTGTCTGGAGACTGAGCGAAGGAAGCAAGACCCCTGGTGA